The Armatimonadota bacterium DNA segment CTGTTCCACACCGGCCGAGAGATGACCGCCGACGACGTTGTGGCGTCGCTCAACCGATGGGGCAGGGTGAGCACCCGGGGTCGCGTGGTGTTCGCTAACGTGGAGTCGCTGAGCGCCTCTGACCCCGGTACGGTCGTCTTCAGGCTGAAGGAGCCGAACGTGCTCCTCACCACGGACCTGGCCTGGTGGGCTCAGCCAGCAGTCATCTACCCGAAGGAGATGGCCGAGGAAGCTGGCCTGGTACCCATGAAGCGGCTGGTCGGTACTGGCCCGTTCCGCTTCGTCGAGTACATCCCCGACCGCGTCATCCGCCTGGAGCGGTTTGACAGGTACGTGGCACGCACCGAGAGGCCAGACGGGATGAGCGGGCAGCGGGTGGCCCATCTCGACGGAATCGTCTACACCCCGGTTCCGGACCCGGCTGTCCGCACTGCCCAGATCCAGCGCAACGAGATGGACTTCGCCGAGATCCTCTCTCCCGACGAATACGACCGGCTGCGCAGGGAGCCGTCGATCGTCCCGGTGCGAGCGCCGCTGCCGAGCACGCTGGCCTTCGTGCTGAACAAGCGCACCGGTATGATGACCAACCCAAAGATACGCGAGGCGTTCTCGGCGGCCCTGAACGCGCCCGCGATCCTGCAGGCTACCTACGGGCACAGGGAGTTCTTCCGCCAGAACCCCAGCCTGCTGCCCAAGGAGCACTTCATGTGGACCGACGCCGGCAAGGAGTACTACAGCAGGAACGATCCGGCGCTCGCCAGGCGGCTGCTCCAGGAGGCCGGATACAGAGGCGAGCCGGTCCGCTGGCTGGTGATTTCCGACTTCTTCTGGGCGTTCAACTCTGCCCCGGTTGCCAAGTCTCAGCTCGAGAGAGCGGGGTTCGTTGTGGATCTCCAGGTCACGGACTGGCCAACGAACCAGGCCCGCAGGAACCGGTTTGAGGGCTGGGATGTCACGCCGGTCCACTTCTCGGCTGTCCCGGATCCAACGCTCCACCTGGCTCTCAGCCCCACCTATGTGGGATGGTACGAGAGCCGCGACATGGCGGCGCTGGTGGCACTGATGCGCCGCCACGGCGACCCCAAGGTGAGGATGGGCCTGTGGCGA contains these protein-coding regions:
- a CDS encoding ABC transporter substrate-binding protein yields the protein MRRPGTAVVASAVLACALFLAFLPAGYAQLPRKGGVLRFALAGDPPTLDPHATTALIAAYIMHHSLETLFTINSRLEPVPMLAEKYTVSQNRRVYTISLRRGVLFHTGREMTADDVVASLNRWGRVSTRGRVVFANVESLSASDPGTVVFRLKEPNVLLTTDLAWWAQPAVIYPKEMAEEAGLVPMKRLVGTGPFRFVEYIPDRVIRLERFDRYVARTERPDGMSGQRVAHLDGIVYTPVPDPAVRTAQIQRNEMDFAEILSPDEYDRLRREPSIVPVRAPLPSTLAFVLNKRTGMMTNPKIREAFSAALNAPAILQATYGHREFFRQNPSLLPKEHFMWTDAGKEYYSRNDPALARRLLQEAGYRGEPVRWLVISDFFWAFNSAPVAKSQLERAGFVVDLQVTDWPTNQARRNRFEGWDVTPVHFSAVPDPTLHLALSPTYVGWYESRDMAALVALMRRHGDPKVRMGLWRRAQELFWKDIPMTVIGEGFFMHGRRPELKGYAGMPSHYFWNTWLDPQR